The following nucleotide sequence is from Tolumonas lignilytica.
ACCCACTATGACGACCGGAGAATAGAAAGAGAGACGTGTAAACATTTTATGCCAGCCAACTCACCAGCAAGGTGCAATCAAGCAGACAGGAAGCAGTAAATAAAATTTGAGAATAATTATCATTAGCGTTATATTTATAAGTATGAAATGTTGAGCAGAGCTCTGTAGACCCGCCCTTTTTCCTCCTCTGAAGGGTGACATGTTCGAGGCTGGTGTATACCAGCCTCTTTTTTTATCGCTTAACGCTATTTTTACTGGCTACGTTGTCTGACCGCTTCAAACAGACAAACCCCTGTCGCTACCGACACATTCAGACTGGAAACAGCGCCCGCCATTGGAATGCTGATCAATTCATCGCAATGTTCGCGCGTCAGTCGGCGCATGCCATCACCTTCGGCCCCCATCACCAATGCCAGCGGCCCGGTTAATTTGGCGGCAAAAACATCATGGGTAGCCTCGCCAGCCGTACCGACAACCCAGACACCGCGCTCTTTTAATTCACGCAACGTACGGGCCAGATTGGTGACCTGGATAAACGGAACGCTTTCCGCCGCACCGCATGCCACTTTCCTGGCCGTCCCGGTGAGACTCACTGATTTATCCCGCGGGACGATCAGCGCATGTACGCCAGCCGCATCCGCAGTTCGCAGACAGGCCCCCAAATTATGCGGGTCTGTTACTCCATCCAGTACCAGAAAAAAGGGTGTCTGTTCTTTCTCCAGAATGCTATCCAGATCAGACTCATCCAATTTTCGCCCTTCGCGCACCCGCGCGATGATGCCCTGATGAATAGCACCTTCTGCCTTGTCATCTAACGTTTTACGCTGCACATACTGAATGCTGACACCGTATTGCTGTAACGTGGCTAACAAGGGTTGCAGACGATCATCATCACGCCCTTTCAGTACCCATGCCTCAAGAAAACGCTCCGGAGCCACCTCCAGCATCGCTTTCACCGCATGGATCCCGTAAATCAATTCGCTACTCATTTCTTCGGTTTTCCCTGACGTTTTTTACGATCGTTTTTCTTGGCCGACCGTGAACGCTCAATTTTATCACTGGCTCCGGCACGATGTTTGTCTTTTTGTTTACGATCCTTACCGGCTGGTTTTTCCTGCTCGCTCGTCGCTTTCCGCTGTTTGCTGCGTTCCCGTTTCCCTTGGATATCACTGAGTAATTTCTGCTTTTTCTTGGCATCCTTACCCGTAAAGACCAACGGATCTTCCACCAGCATCAGGTCAATCTTCCGATCATCCAGATTCACGCCTACCACTCTGACCCGAACCTTATCGCCAAGGCGATAAACCCGGCGGAAGTTCTCGCCGATCAGCGTCTGACGAGCTGCATCAAACTGATAGTAATCATTGGTCAGTGATGAGACATGCACCAGACCATCAATATTCAGTTCAGCCAGGCGAATGAAACAGCCAAATGAGGTCACATTGGCGATGACGCCATCAAACTCAGACCCCACATGATCCTGCATGTATTCACATTTCAGCCAGTCCGCGACATCGCGGGTCGCATCATCTGCCCGGCGTTCCGTCATTGAACATTGCAACCCCATCGGTGCAATTTCATCGTAGGAATAATGATAACCGCCTGTCGGCGTCCATTTGTTTTTGGGATTCCCCTCCTGACGCGCCAGCTCATATTTGATCGCACGGTGCAGCAACAGATCCGGGTAACGACGGATTGGCGACGTGAAGTGCGCATATGATTTCAATGCCAGACCAAAATGGCCGATGTTATCAGCGCTATATTGCGCCTGCTGCATTGAACGCAGCAGCATCGTATTAATCAATTCCACATCCGGACGATCCTGCACCTGCGCCGCTAATTCCGCATAATCCATCGGCTCAGGTTCATCGCCACCTTTCAGCTCCAGCCCTAATTCCGCCAGGAACTGACGGAAGGTCTCCAATTTCAGCTCACCCGGTTTGTCATGGATACGGAACAGCGTTTCCGCTTCCTGTTTTTCAATAAACTTCGCCGCAGCCACGTTTGCCTGAATCATGCATTCTTCAATCAGCTTATGGGCATCGTTGCGGATCAGTGGCACGATCCGTTCGATTTTACGCTGCGCATTGA
It contains:
- the rlmB gene encoding 23S rRNA (guanosine(2251)-2'-O)-methyltransferase RlmB, giving the protein MSSELIYGIHAVKAMLEVAPERFLEAWVLKGRDDDRLQPLLATLQQYGVSIQYVQRKTLDDKAEGAIHQGIIARVREGRKLDESDLDSILEKEQTPFFLVLDGVTDPHNLGACLRTADAAGVHALIVPRDKSVSLTGTARKVACGAAESVPFIQVTNLARTLRELKERGVWVVGTAGEATHDVFAAKLTGPLALVMGAEGDGMRRLTREHCDELISIPMAGAVSSLNVSVATGVCLFEAVRQRSQ